The genomic interval CGCGGTACCGGTGCCCACGGTGAATTCACCGCCTCTGAAGATCTGCGGTCATTGACGCAAGCCCCGCTGTTCACCCCAGGTGAAAAAACTCCAGTATTCGTGCGCCTCTCTTCCGTGGTACATGGCCTGCATTCACCGGAAACCCTGCGCGACCCACGCGGGTTCGCCACACGCTTCTACACCAGTACTGGCAACTGGGACCTGGTAGGTAACAATTTCCCGACCTTCTTCATTCGCGACGCGATCAAGTTCCCGGACATGGTCCACGCCTTCAAGCCCGACCCACGCAGTAACCTCGGTAACGATGCACGGCGTTTCGATCTGTTCTCGCACATGCCCGAGGCCACCCGCACCCTCACCCTGCTCTACTCCAACGAAGGTACGCCCAAGAGCTATCGACACATGGATGGCAACAGCGTGCACGCCTACAAATTCGTCAACGCCAAGGGTGACACGACCTACGTGAAGTTCCGCTGGAAGAGCCTGCAAGGGCAGGAAAACCTCGACCCCAAGGCCGTCGAGAAAATCCAGGGCAAAAATTTCAACCACATGACCCAAGACCTGGTCGCCGCCATTGGTCGTGGTGAGTTCCCCAAGTGGGACCTCTATATTCAGACATTGAAGCCCGAGCAGTTGACCGATTTCGACTTTGACCCACTGGACCCCACCAAAGTCTGGCCCGGCGTGCCCGAGCATCGGGTCGGCCAGATGGTGCTCAACCGCAACGTTGGCAATTTCTTCCAGGAAACCGAACAAGTCGCCCTCGCCCCCTCTAACCTGATCCCAGGCATCGAGCCATCCGAAGATCGATTGCTGCAAGGCCGACTGTTCTCCTACGCCGATACCCAGCTGTACAGGGTTGGGGCCAACGCCAATAGCCTGCCGATCAATCAGCCGAGAGTCGCCGTCAGCAATGGCAACCAGGACGGTGCGTTAAACCCTGGCCGCTCCAGCGGCATGGTCAACTACCAGCCAAGCCGGCTGCAGCCGCGCGGCACCAGTGATTCGGCCCGCGCAAGCCAACTGGCCCTGAGCGGCACAACCCAACAGCAGGGCATTACCCGCGAACAGAACTTCAAGCAGGCGGGTGAACTGTTCCGCGCTTACTCGAAAAGCGAACAGCGCGATCTGATCAATAGCTTTGGCCAATCACTGGCCGCGGCGGATGATCAGAGCAAGCACATCATCCTGTCCTTCCTGTACAAGGCCGATGCCGAGTACGGCACCGGGGTCGCCAAGGTGGCGAACGGCGATTTGAAGCGCGTCAAGGCACTGGCGGCACAGCTGCAGGATTGACAGGCTGCTCAGGCCTTGTCGTCGACCTGTCGGCTACAGGGCTGCTTGCCAAACGCACCCTGTAGCTGCCGGGGCTGTGCCCGGTCCACTTCTTGAACGCCCGGTGGAATGCACTGGGCTCCTGGAACCCGGCCTGCTCGGCAACCTCGGCGATGCTCAGCACACCTTCGCGCAGGTGCTCGAAGGCCATCGCCCGGCGCACCTCGTCCTTTATCTGCTGGTACGAACGGCCCTCCCGTTCCAGCTGACGGCGGAAGGTACTGGCGCTGACCCCCTGCACCTGCGCCAACGCGGCCAACGTTGGCCATTGCCCGTAGCGGCGTGCGCGCAGGTGGCGATAGACCTCGGCCACCAGGCCGTTCTGGTTGCGAAAGCGAATAACCAGGCCTTGGGGGGCGCTGCGCAAAAAGGTCTTCAAGGCCGGCAGGTCCTGCACTACCGGCAGGCGCAAGTAGGCACTGTCGAACTCCACTTCGGTACGCCCACTGCCCAGGCGCAGGTCAGGCCCCCACAGCAGCAGGTCATCGTCCTGCGCGGGGCGCGATACCGCAAGCTCGGTGCGGTCGATGGCAATGCGCCGCCCTGCCAGCCAGCACAGCAAGCCGATCATCAGCACCAGGTAGGTTTCTTCGGCATACACACGGGTCAAGGGGTCGGCAATGCTCGACTGCACGCTGATCACCGCCCTGCCGCCGCGTAGCGTGAGGCTACCGCGCAGGTCACGCAGGAACAGGCCAAAACCGCCCATGCACTGACGCAAAGCCTTTTCCAGGTTCGGCTCCTGAATCAGGCCACGGCAGATCAGGGCAAAGCTGCCCAGCGGCATGCCGTGGCTGTCGAGGCAGAAAAACTCGTCGTCCAACAGTTCGATCAGGGCCAGCCACAGCTGGGCGAATGCCTTGGCCGGCACGCGCGCCTGGGGCTGTTCGAGCAGTTGCGGATCGATACCGACCGCACGCAGGTGTGCATCGCGCACGTCCGGGCGTTCGCGCAGGGCATGAAGCATGGCTTCGAGGAAGTACACGGCGACCGTATCGCTATCGCGCATGGCGGATTTCGCTGTCTATGCTGAGTGGCAAAAAGTGCCAGGTTGATTGAACAGATCCGGCATAGGCTCTGGCAGAGCCTTTGCCTAGACTCGGATGAACGAAGGGATCGCCCGCCATTCTCGCAGAGCCAGGCCCGGTCCCGCCATGCCTTCGCAATCGGAGCCCCTATGAGCAGCGCAGAAATTTACGTCGTCAGTGCCGTCCGTTCAGCCATTGGTGGCTTTGGCGGTTCCCTCAAGGACCTGCCGCTTGCCGACCTCGCCACCGCCGTGACGCGTGCCGCCATCGAACGCGCGGGCGTGGACGCTGGGCAAATCGGCCATGTGGTGATGGGCAGCGTGATCCCCACCGAACCCCGTGATGCCTACCTGGCGCGGGTTGCAGCGATGAACGCTGGTATCCCCAAGGAAACCCCGGCGTTCAACGTCAACCGCCTGTGCGGCTCGGGCCTGCAGGCCATTGTCTCGGCGGCACAGTGCCTGCTGCTGGGCGACACCGATGTGGCCCTGGCGGCGGGCGCCGAGTCCATGAGCCGTGGCCCGTACCTGCTGCCACAAGCCCGCTGGGGTGCACGCATGGGCGACCTGCAAGGTATCGACTACACGGTCGGCGTGCTGCAAGACCCCTTCGAACACTTCCACATGGGGATCACGGCCGAAAACGTCTCGGCCAAGCACGGTATCACCCGTGAAATGCAGGACGAGCTGGCCCTGACCAGCCAGCGCCGCGCCGCCCGCGCCATTGCCGAAGGCCGCTTCACCAGCCAGATCGTCCCGCTGGAACTGAAAACCCGCAAAGGCAGCGTACAGTTCAGCGTCGACGAGCACGTGCGTGGTGATGTCACCGCCGAGCAGCTGGCCGGCATGAAGACCGTGTTCAAGAAAGACGGCACCGTCACCGCCGGCAATGCCAGTGGTATCAACGACGGCGCGGCCGGCCTGGTGCTGGCCAATGGTGACGCCGTGCGCCGCCTGGGCCTGAAACCGCTGGCGCGCCTGGTGGGCTACGCCCATGCCGGCGTCGAGCCCGAGTTGATGGGCCTGGGGCCGATCCCGGCAACCCGCAAGGTGCTGGAAAAAACCGGCCTGAGCATCCAGGACCTGGACGTGATCGAGTCCAACGAAGCTTTCGCCGCCCAGGCCTGCGCCGTGGCCCGCGAGCTCGGCTTCGACCCGGAAAAGGTCAACCCGAACGGTTCGGGTATTTCCCTCGGTCACCCGGTCGGCGCTACCGGCGCGATCATCGCCACCAAGGCCATCCATGAACTGCACCGCATTCAGGGCCGTTACGCCCTGGCCACCATGTGCATTGGCGGCGGCCAAGGCATCGCCGTAGTCTTCGAGCGCGTCTGAGGAAACTGACACATGAACATCGAACAGATTGCCGTGATCGGCGCGGGCACCATGGGCAACGGCATTGCCCAGGTGTGCGCCGTGGCGGGCTATCACGTGCTGCTGGTGGACGTTTCCGATGCCGCGCTGGAGCGTGGCGTAGCCACCTTGCGCAAGAACCTCGAGCGCCAGGTCAGCAAAGGCACGCTCGACGCCGAAAAGGCCGAGGCGGCGAAAGCCCGCATCCGCACCAGCACCGACTACGCGCAACTCAGTGGCGCGCAGTTGGTGATCGAGGCAGCCACCGAAAACCTGCAGCTCAAGCAGCGCATCCTTCAGCAAGTGGCTGCCAGCGTGGCCGCCGACTGCCTGATCGCCACCAACACCTCGTCGCTGTCGGTCACGCAATTGGCCGCGAGCATCGAGCACCCCGAGCGGTTCATCGGTGTGCACTTCTTCAACCCGGTGCCGATGATGGCCCTGGTCGAGATCATCCGTGGCCTGCAGACCAGCGACAGCACCTATGCCCAGGCCTTGCTGGTGACCGAGAAGGTGGGCAAGACCCCGATCAGCGCCGGCAATCGCCCAGGTTTTGTGGTCAACCGCATTCTGGTGCCGATGATCAACGAAGCGATCTTCGTGCGCCAAGAGGGCCTGGCCAGTGCCGAGGACATCGACACCGGCATGCGCCTGGGCTGCAACCAGCCGATCGGCCCACTGGCATTGGCCGACCTGATCGGCCTGGATACCCTGCTGGCAATCATGAAGGCCTTCCATGAGGGCTTCAGTGACAGCAAGTACCGCCCAGCGCCGTTGCTCAAGGAAATGGTCGCGGCCGGTTGGCTGGGGCGCAAGAGCGGCCGCGGTTTCTTCACCTATTGAGGAGCAAGTGCCATGCCCCCGGTCAACGCTGCAATGCGCTGTGCCAATTTTGAAGAGCGACGTGACCGGGCCATGGCG from Pseudomonas kermanshahensis carries:
- a CDS encoding 3-hydroxybutyryl-CoA dehydrogenase, with product MNIEQIAVIGAGTMGNGIAQVCAVAGYHVLLVDVSDAALERGVATLRKNLERQVSKGTLDAEKAEAAKARIRTSTDYAQLSGAQLVIEAATENLQLKQRILQQVAASVAADCLIATNTSSLSVTQLAASIEHPERFIGVHFFNPVPMMALVEIIRGLQTSDSTYAQALLVTEKVGKTPISAGNRPGFVVNRILVPMINEAIFVRQEGLASAEDIDTGMRLGCNQPIGPLALADLIGLDTLLAIMKAFHEGFSDSKYRPAPLLKEMVAAGWLGRKSGRGFFTY
- a CDS encoding catalase; translation: MSVTLHPTRSLTLLCAALFASTHLQATPLTRDNGAAVGENQHSQTAGASGPTLLQDVHLIQKLQRFDRERIPERVVHARGTGAHGEFTASEDLRSLTQAPLFTPGEKTPVFVRLSSVVHGLHSPETLRDPRGFATRFYTSTGNWDLVGNNFPTFFIRDAIKFPDMVHAFKPDPRSNLGNDARRFDLFSHMPEATRTLTLLYSNEGTPKSYRHMDGNSVHAYKFVNAKGDTTYVKFRWKSLQGQENLDPKAVEKIQGKNFNHMTQDLVAAIGRGEFPKWDLYIQTLKPEQLTDFDFDPLDPTKVWPGVPEHRVGQMVLNRNVGNFFQETEQVALAPSNLIPGIEPSEDRLLQGRLFSYADTQLYRVGANANSLPINQPRVAVSNGNQDGALNPGRSSGMVNYQPSRLQPRGTSDSARASQLALSGTTQQQGITREQNFKQAGELFRAYSKSEQRDLINSFGQSLAAADDQSKHIILSFLYKADAEYGTGVAKVANGDLKRVKALAAQLQD
- a CDS encoding AraC family transcriptional regulator — protein: MRDSDTVAVYFLEAMLHALRERPDVRDAHLRAVGIDPQLLEQPQARVPAKAFAQLWLALIELLDDEFFCLDSHGMPLGSFALICRGLIQEPNLEKALRQCMGGFGLFLRDLRGSLTLRGGRAVISVQSSIADPLTRVYAEETYLVLMIGLLCWLAGRRIAIDRTELAVSRPAQDDDLLLWGPDLRLGSGRTEVEFDSAYLRLPVVQDLPALKTFLRSAPQGLVIRFRNQNGLVAEVYRHLRARRYGQWPTLAALAQVQGVSASTFRRQLEREGRSYQQIKDEVRRAMAFEHLREGVLSIAEVAEQAGFQEPSAFHRAFKKWTGHSPGSYRVRLASSPVADRSTTRPEQPVNPAAVPPVP
- a CDS encoding acetyl-CoA C-acyltransferase family protein, with amino-acid sequence MSSAEIYVVSAVRSAIGGFGGSLKDLPLADLATAVTRAAIERAGVDAGQIGHVVMGSVIPTEPRDAYLARVAAMNAGIPKETPAFNVNRLCGSGLQAIVSAAQCLLLGDTDVALAAGAESMSRGPYLLPQARWGARMGDLQGIDYTVGVLQDPFEHFHMGITAENVSAKHGITREMQDELALTSQRRAARAIAEGRFTSQIVPLELKTRKGSVQFSVDEHVRGDVTAEQLAGMKTVFKKDGTVTAGNASGINDGAAGLVLANGDAVRRLGLKPLARLVGYAHAGVEPELMGLGPIPATRKVLEKTGLSIQDLDVIESNEAFAAQACAVARELGFDPEKVNPNGSGISLGHPVGATGAIIATKAIHELHRIQGRYALATMCIGGGQGIAVVFERV